In Paenibacillus sp. BIC5C1, a genomic segment contains:
- a CDS encoding MFS transporter, whose product MSEINVHAASVTTPATSVWRNPSFIILFVASGIIALGNQIYELALPLILYELTKSPVAMSTMRGIEFLPNLFLAMFIGVLMDRVHKKWWSIGSIALQVMLLLALFLSFQYGQPSIYVLYGCGFMLMTLSYAFRNASAGMIKQSVPTPLLTSANAALGFTTTLITIMGSALSGMLLMLSNLYTGLLITAILLAVSCIILLPLHSAPVSRGTSPQCFWVDFKEGWIELRRNHMLLVISITVIFLNATYGMVDATVIFYAKDTLQLRNLELGLVLAAAGAGGLIGSLMVSSLRRKYSAGVLIVVTTLLQGFAFLILCLSHSTYGLAVGLFLSGIFQTISTICIWTFRQESTPHHMIGRISGITGSLFKLGMPLAIWGSGWISELSNPALVFGIAAAVNVIIFICCRYSVLWDRK is encoded by the coding sequence ATGTCCGAAATCAACGTACACGCCGCATCTGTCACCACACCCGCCACATCCGTATGGAGAAATCCAAGCTTTATCATTCTGTTTGTTGCCAGCGGCATCATTGCTCTGGGCAATCAAATCTATGAATTGGCCCTGCCTCTTATTTTATATGAACTCACAAAATCTCCTGTAGCGATGTCCACCATGCGTGGCATTGAATTTCTGCCGAATCTGTTTCTCGCCATGTTTATCGGTGTACTGATGGACCGGGTGCATAAGAAATGGTGGTCTATTGGCTCCATCGCGTTACAGGTTATGCTTCTGCTCGCGCTGTTTCTGTCTTTTCAATATGGTCAACCTTCCATTTATGTACTCTACGGGTGCGGTTTTATGCTGATGACACTAAGTTATGCTTTTCGCAATGCATCAGCTGGCATGATCAAGCAATCGGTGCCTACGCCACTGCTAACGTCAGCTAATGCGGCTCTGGGTTTCACCACAACGTTAATTACCATTATGGGTTCCGCCCTGTCAGGAATGCTTTTGATGTTATCCAACTTGTATACGGGGCTGTTAATTACGGCCATTTTACTTGCGGTATCATGTATCATTCTATTACCACTGCACTCTGCACCTGTGTCCAGAGGAACATCTCCTCAGTGCTTCTGGGTAGACTTTAAAGAAGGCTGGATCGAACTGCGACGCAACCATATGTTACTGGTTATCAGCATTACGGTCATTTTTCTCAATGCCACCTATGGTATGGTGGATGCAACCGTCATCTTTTATGCCAAAGATACTTTGCAACTGCGTAATCTGGAGCTTGGACTTGTACTAGCTGCTGCCGGGGCAGGTGGTTTAATCGGTAGTCTGATGGTAAGCTCCCTGCGCCGCAAATATTCGGCTGGCGTGCTGATTGTGGTGACCACATTGCTTCAAGGATTCGCCTTTTTAATCCTTTGTTTGTCCCACTCCACCTACGGACTTGCAGTGGGCCTGTTTCTATCTGGTATTTTCCAAACCATCAGCACAATCTGCATCTGGACATTCCGTCAGGAATCCACGCCGCATCACATGATAGGCCGGATCAGCGGGATTACCGGCTCTCTGTTCAAGCTCGGCATGCCCTTGGCTATATGGGGAAGCGGCTGGATCTCCGAGCTGTCCAATCCTGCGTTGGTGTTCGGCATAGCCGCAGCCGTCAATGTCATCATTTTTATCTGCTGCCGCTACAGTGTGCTCTGGGACCGAAAATAA
- a CDS encoding right-handed parallel beta-helix repeat-containing protein, producing MAAIVLLALILFATGCQKDEASSIPSPEAVQVPDTQKMYYISPQGNDLNKGTIQAPWKTLQHAADHAPPGSTVYLREGIYHQKVKITRSGNSSGNPTLFSSYLQERVIIDGEGLSVRGIEGLIEVENASYITIQNLEIRNFTTSLRGQVPSGIYVHGAGEHIQLLGNTIHSIANDATPSGPDLQGRDAHGIAIYGTEHPQALRDIIIKDNEMYDLVLGSSESLAVNGNVDTFAILDNTIHDTDNIGIDLIGYEGTSEDDTYDLARNGIIRGNEVYNISSNLNPSYGTNLPNDSNSAGGIYVDGGKNHIIDHNRVYRNDIGIEIASEHAGRSTSHITLQDNLIFHNRLTGIAMGGYDEERGSTEDSTIMYNTLVDNDLLDAGNGQLFLQAQTKNNTFKRNILVSGSSDVLIYNEYTSNSGNVFDYNVYYSPAPQEEALWVWKNTEYSGFTSYTDGSGNDAHSLYVNPQFVDEANEDFALQGSSPALGNGFMSHE from the coding sequence ATGGCTGCAATTGTACTCCTGGCTCTGATTCTGTTCGCAACCGGTTGTCAGAAGGACGAGGCTTCATCCATCCCTTCTCCCGAGGCTGTGCAGGTACCGGATACCCAGAAGATGTATTACATATCACCACAAGGAAACGATTTGAACAAAGGAACCATTCAAGCTCCCTGGAAAACGTTGCAGCATGCTGCCGACCATGCTCCCCCGGGAAGCACCGTTTATTTGCGGGAAGGTATCTATCACCAAAAAGTTAAAATTACCAGAAGCGGTAATTCATCAGGCAATCCAACCCTGTTTTCCAGCTATCTACAGGAGAGGGTCATCATTGATGGTGAAGGTCTGTCGGTACGCGGCATAGAGGGTTTGATTGAAGTCGAAAATGCCAGCTATATTACGATTCAAAATCTTGAAATCCGCAACTTTACTACCTCACTTCGGGGACAAGTGCCTTCTGGCATATATGTTCACGGGGCAGGAGAGCACATTCAACTGCTGGGCAACACCATTCATTCCATTGCCAATGATGCTACACCTTCAGGACCCGATTTACAGGGCAGAGATGCCCATGGAATTGCGATATATGGTACGGAGCATCCCCAAGCATTGCGTGATATTATCATCAAGGATAATGAAATGTATGATCTCGTGCTAGGCTCAAGTGAGTCACTCGCAGTCAACGGGAATGTGGATACGTTTGCGATACTGGACAATACGATCCATGATACCGACAACATCGGTATTGATCTGATTGGGTATGAAGGAACTTCGGAGGACGACACTTACGATCTAGCGCGAAACGGGATTATACGGGGAAATGAGGTCTATAATATCTCTTCCAATCTTAATCCGTCCTATGGAACGAATCTCCCTAATGACAGCAATTCAGCTGGGGGAATCTATGTAGATGGAGGCAAAAATCATATTATCGACCATAATCGGGTATATCGCAACGATATCGGAATCGAGATTGCTTCGGAGCATGCCGGGCGTTCGACCAGCCACATTACGTTACAGGATAATCTGATTTTTCACAACAGGCTTACAGGCATCGCCATGGGCGGTTATGATGAGGAGCGTGGCTCTACCGAGGACAGTACGATTATGTATAATACGTTAGTAGATAACGACCTGCTGGATGCAGGCAATGGGCAGCTCTTCTTGCAAGCCCAAACGAAGAACAATACGTTCAAACGGAACATTCTCGTATCGGGCAGCTCTGACGTGCTCATTTACAATGAATACACCAGTAATTCGGGGAATGTATTTGATTATAATGTGTACTACTCCCCTGCACCACAAGAAGAGGCCCTGTGGGTATGGAAAAATACAGAGTATTCCGGCTTCACCTCCTACACGGATGGATCAGGAAATGACGCACATTCATTGTATGTAAACCCCCAATTTGTAGATGAAGCCAACGAAGATTTCGCTCTCCAAGGCAGTTCACCTGCCCTTGGAAATGGATTTATGAGCCATGAGTAG
- a CDS encoding methyl-accepting chemotaxis protein: MNQVEAVLAAIPFIREATRQDVSISVMDREKFLFFESGNALKYDFKAGDPIADIHRDFKMLKNEAKTREHYPAEVFGIATDSYFLPIKNEQNEIEAVLCITYSMDTQDQLKKLMNQAGEVTSRLIEGIQHVAAHSEELSATSEEILSNTKRAVEDSSNVNEVVSYIKEISEQTNLLGLNAAIEAARVGEAGAGFGVVATEIRKMSTGTKEATGRIEQSLDAVKKSVLNMEQEIAQISVSSQEQAKLVTEFMSVIDQLNETNHGLRKLVEKITDDAE; encoded by the coding sequence ATTTATTCGCGAAGCTACACGTCAGGATGTTTCCATATCGGTCATGGACCGGGAAAAATTCCTATTTTTCGAATCCGGTAACGCTTTGAAATATGATTTCAAGGCAGGAGACCCAATTGCAGATATACACAGAGACTTTAAGATGTTAAAAAATGAAGCCAAGACAAGGGAGCATTATCCGGCTGAGGTTTTTGGCATCGCTACGGATTCCTATTTCCTTCCGATTAAGAATGAACAGAACGAGATAGAAGCAGTCCTTTGCATTACATATAGTATGGATACCCAGGATCAATTGAAAAAACTGATGAATCAGGCAGGAGAAGTTACAAGCAGACTGATTGAAGGTATCCAGCATGTAGCTGCTCATTCGGAAGAGTTGAGTGCAACCTCGGAAGAAATTTTGAGCAATACGAAACGTGCGGTTGAAGATTCCAGTAATGTGAATGAAGTGGTTAGCTACATAAAAGAAATTTCAGAACAGACCAATCTGCTGGGTTTAAATGCTGCAATTGAAGCGGCGCGGGTCGGTGAAGCCGGGGCAGGCTTTGGAGTAGTAGCCACGGAAATCCGTAAAATGTCAACAGGGACAAAGGAAGCCACGGGACGAATAGAACAGTCTCTTGATGCTGTGAAAAAGTCCGTACTGAACATGGAACAGGAGATTGCCCAGATTTCAGTTTCTTCTCAAGAACAGGCCAAACTGGTCACAGAGTTTATGAGTGTAATTGATCAATTGAACGAAACCAATCATGGCTTGCGGAAACTGGTAGAAAAAATTACTGACGACGCTGAATAA